One Moorella sp. E308F DNA segment encodes these proteins:
- the cas4 gene encoding CRISPR-associated protein Cas4 codes for MNSELVEEVKTANITGTMVAYYFICHRKLWLFAKGLNLENISGNPDVIKGRVLHESRFKRENHKEITFDTVKIDFLHYDGQVYVHEVKKSKKFEEAHTWQLKYYIYLLQNKGVNCSSGVIHYPASMRKEEVHFSTQDRELLLQAMAGIKGILNSPLPKRKTGRKMCSRCAYFDFCYV; via the coding sequence ATGAACAGTGAGCTGGTTGAGGAAGTAAAAACGGCCAATATTACGGGTACCATGGTGGCTTATTATTTTATTTGCCACCGGAAGTTGTGGCTGTTTGCTAAAGGCCTCAACTTAGAAAATATTTCAGGTAATCCCGATGTGATCAAAGGCAGGGTGTTGCATGAGAGCAGGTTCAAACGTGAAAACCATAAAGAAATCACCTTTGATACCGTTAAAATTGACTTTTTACACTACGACGGCCAGGTTTACGTCCATGAAGTCAAAAAAAGCAAGAAATTCGAAGAAGCCCATACCTGGCAATTGAAATATTATATTTACCTGTTACAAAACAAAGGTGTAAACTGCTCTTCGGGGGTAATCCACTACCCTGCAAGTATGCGCAAAGAAGAGGTACATTTTTCCACCCAAGATCGGGAACTCCTCTTGCAGGCTATGGCCGGGATAAAGGGCATCCTCAACAGCCCATTGCCTAAGAGGAAAACCGGCCGAAAAATGTGTTCCCGCTGTGCTTATTTTGATTTTTGCTACGTATGA
- the cas1b gene encoding type I-B CRISPR-associated endonuclease Cas1b has product MSRTYYVFSPGRLHRQDNTLALELQGERRIIPVEDVDHIYCFSEVDLNTRFLDFLAQKQICVHFFSYYGHYSGSFIPRETQLSGFLLVKQVEHYLDRGKRLELARTFIEGALHNIRRNLEKREYEDICQKLDEIRESISKTTSIEELMSLEAHTRKAYYDFWEEITGWEFGGRSKRPPGNALNALISFGNAMMYTTVLKEIHRTALNPTISYLHEPSERRYSLALDVAEIFKPVFVDRLIFRLINLNMIKESHFDTNVNYVYLTEEGRKVFVKEFEETMEKTILHRNLKRNIRYKSLIRLDLYKLIKHLLGEESYSPMKVWW; this is encoded by the coding sequence ATGAGCAGGACTTACTACGTGTTTTCTCCCGGGCGACTCCACCGGCAAGATAACACTTTGGCTTTGGAACTACAAGGGGAACGACGGATAATACCTGTGGAGGACGTTGACCACATCTACTGTTTTTCTGAGGTGGACCTTAACACCAGGTTTTTAGACTTCCTGGCACAAAAACAGATTTGTGTTCATTTTTTTAGTTACTATGGGCACTACTCCGGAAGTTTTATTCCCCGGGAAACCCAGTTATCCGGGTTCTTACTGGTAAAACAGGTCGAGCATTACTTGGACCGGGGAAAGCGGTTGGAACTAGCCCGGACTTTTATCGAGGGAGCGCTGCACAACATTCGTCGTAACCTGGAAAAAAGGGAATATGAAGATATTTGTCAGAAGCTGGACGAGATTAGGGAAAGTATTAGTAAAACTACTTCTATTGAGGAACTCATGAGCCTTGAGGCTCACACCCGCAAAGCTTATTATGATTTCTGGGAAGAAATTACCGGGTGGGAGTTCGGCGGTCGCAGCAAACGCCCACCGGGCAACGCATTGAATGCCTTGATATCTTTTGGCAACGCAATGATGTATACCACAGTTTTAAAAGAAATACACCGCACAGCTTTAAACCCTACTATCAGCTATTTACACGAACCTTCAGAAAGGAGATATTCCCTGGCCCTGGATGTTGCGGAGATATTTAAGCCCGTCTTTGTCGACAGGCTTATTTTCCGTCTAATTAACCTAAACATGATAAAGGAAAGTCATTTTGATACCAATGTCAATTACGTTTACCTTACCGAAGAGGGGAGAAAAGTGTTTGTCAAAGAATTTGAAGAGACTATGGAAAAGACCATCCTGCATCGTAATTTGAAAAGGAATATTCGATACAAAAGCTTGATAAGATTGGATCTCTATAAGCTGATAAAGCATCTTCTCGGCGAAGAAAGCTATTCTCCTATGAAGGTATGGTGGTAA
- the cas2 gene encoding CRISPR-associated endonuclease Cas2 → MVVIIRVILVYDINTEDNDGKRRLVKIMKTSRKYLSHVQKSVFEGDITEGQIALLKREILAIIKKKKDFVIIYSLKDGVKLNRDILTDTPDPTDNFL, encoded by the coding sequence ATGGTGGTAATTATCAGGGTTATTCTTGTCTATGACATAAATACAGAAGATAATGACGGCAAGAGGCGCCTGGTCAAAATCATGAAAACCAGCCGCAAATATTTATCGCATGTGCAAAAATCGGTTTTTGAAGGTGATATTACTGAAGGACAAATAGCATTACTTAAAAGGGAAATACTGGCTATAATTAAAAAGAAAAAGGATTTTGTAATTATTTACAGCCTTAAGGATGGAGTAAAGTTAAATCGCGATATCCTGACTGACACTCCCGACCCCACTGATAATTTCCTTTAA
- a CDS encoding transposase domain-containing protein, producing MFANTPRGAKASAITYSIIETAKENGVNPFQYLIYLFEKLSNLDLQDKDALDQLLPWSASLPPVFRMNN from the coding sequence TTGTTTGCCAACACCCCGCGGGGCGCCAAAGCCAGCGCCATTACTTACAGTATTATAGAAACAGCAAAAGAGAATGGGGTAAATCCCTTCCAATATCTCATTTACCTCTTTGAAAAACTTTCCAACCTGGACCTCCAGGACAAAGATGCCCTGGATCAACTCCTGCCATGGTCTGCTTCTTTGCCTCCTGTCTTTCGAATGAATAATTAA
- a CDS encoding PDC sensor domain-containing protein translates to MVLREWLAKRPDVEAVYSNRSDGTFIFSQPPAALANARIRPWWQRAMAGEEYISTVYVSAITRKPCRTLSLPIRDGSGRIVGVLAADVSLT, encoded by the coding sequence GTGGTTCTTCGGGAATGGCTGGCTAAGAGACCGGATGTGGAAGCGGTTTACTCCAACCGCAGCGACGGTACCTTTATTTTCTCGCAGCCGCCAGCCGCCCTGGCCAACGCCCGGATCCGTCCCTGGTGGCAGAGGGCCATGGCCGGGGAAGAGTATATATCAACGGTGTATGTGTCAGCTATTACCCGGAAACCCTGTCGCACCCTGTCTTTGCCTATACGGGACGGCAGCGGCAGGATCGTTGGCGTGCTGGCAGCCGATGTTTCGCTGACG